Proteins encoded within one genomic window of candidate division WOR-3 bacterium:
- a CDS encoding MFS transporter produces MTEKKGKKLSKNVVAMGLTSLFTDISSEMIYPLLPLFLSQVIGAGATALGTIEGIAEATASLLKSVSGYISDKIKKRKPLVLIGYGLSAIAKPTIGLASKWFHVLFARFADRVGKGIRTSPRDALIADSSTPEDRGRSFGFHRSMDTLGAVLGPLLASGLLFLFTKHLKWDNAQSLRMIFLLSLIPGIIAIIVLIAMVQEVRPSSDGQTKANFSLSLKGLSKEFKILLLIMTVFSLGNSSDTFLLLRSANIGFPQERIPLLYTLFNILYAGLSTPFGTLSDKIGRVKTIMAGFLLYSLVYLGFALISKPQMNLLWVLFGAYGIYYALTEGVLRAFVADLSKREVRGFAYGVYHTLVGLSLFPASLIAGLLWDKISPRAPFYIGSFMALTSFILFAIFFGKLNHEKANTVRQ; encoded by the coding sequence ATGACCGAGAAAAAAGGGAAAAAGTTAAGTAAAAATGTTGTTGCGATGGGGCTTACAAGCCTGTTTACTGATATTTCCAGCGAAATGATCTATCCCTTGCTTCCACTTTTCCTTTCTCAGGTTATAGGCGCCGGTGCCACTGCCCTTGGAACCATAGAGGGAATTGCAGAAGCCACAGCAAGTTTGCTTAAGTCTGTTTCAGGATACATTTCAGACAAAATAAAGAAAAGAAAACCCCTCGTATTAATTGGTTATGGCCTTTCTGCTATAGCAAAACCCACCATAGGTCTTGCTTCTAAATGGTTTCATGTACTTTTTGCAAGGTTTGCCGACCGGGTAGGGAAGGGTATCAGAACCTCACCGAGGGATGCCCTCATTGCTGACTCATCCACCCCTGAAGATAGAGGCAGGAGTTTCGGGTTCCACAGATCAATGGATACCCTCGGTGCAGTCCTGGGCCCCCTTCTAGCATCGGGACTTTTATTCCTATTCACCAAACACTTAAAATGGGACAACGCTCAAAGCCTGCGAATGATTTTCCTCCTTTCCCTAATTCCAGGCATTATAGCAATAATCGTTCTAATAGCAATGGTGCAGGAGGTCAGACCATCATCGGATGGTCAAACAAAGGCAAACTTCTCCCTTAGCCTAAAAGGTCTTTCAAAGGAATTCAAAATACTTCTTCTAATTATGACGGTCTTTTCCCTTGGCAACTCTTCTGATACCTTCCTGCTTTTAAGGAGTGCCAACATTGGATTTCCTCAAGAAAGGATTCCCCTTTTATACACCCTTTTCAACATACTTTACGCAGGTCTATCAACACCCTTTGGAACCCTCTCTGACAAGATAGGAAGGGTAAAGACCATAATGGCTGGGTTCCTCCTTTATTCCTTAGTTTACTTAGGATTTGCACTCATATCCAAACCTCAGATGAATCTCCTGTGGGTTCTCTTCGGAGCTTATGGCATATACTATGCCCTTACCGAAGGTGTTTTAAGGGCCTTTGTTGCAGACCTTTCCAAGAGGGAAGTGAGGGGCTTTGCCTATGGGGTTTATCACACTTTAGTAGGCCTTAGTCTTTTCCCTGCAAGTTTGATTGCAGGACTCTTATGGGACAAAATTTCTCCACGAGCACCTTTTTACATTGGAAGTTTTATGGCCCTAACATCCTTTATACTTTTTGCAATCTTTTTTGGAAAATTAAACCATGAAAAAGCGAATACTGTCAGGCAATAG
- the trpS gene encoding tryptophan--tRNA ligase gives MKKRILSGNRPTGKLHIGHLFGVLENWKRLQDEYECFYEIADWHVLTTKTDTSDLQDNIIDMAIDWLTVGIDPKKSVIFVQSAVKEHAELHLLLSMLITISRLLRNPTLKEYLQNIEASQIASKKRAFDDFAEAVVSKFLQESQNIATKSEEDRIALLKSKLKDSFLDELTHHGIVDSEEELTYGNLISYGHLGYPVLQAADILIYRAHLVPIGQDQLPHLEITRELARKFNSTYGEVFPIPEPLLAEFPKILGTDGRKMSKSYNNTILISEDPETLKKKIMSSYTDPAKIRKNDPGHPENCPIFLMQKAFNREEVPEIETNCKSGALGCVDCKKRLYEKANQYLEPLREKRKEFEKDKSSVIDILREGSIKAREEVQKTMELVREKMKLWR, from the coding sequence ATGAAAAAGCGAATACTGTCAGGCAATAGGCCAACAGGTAAACTTCACATTGGACACCTTTTTGGTGTCCTTGAAAATTGGAAGAGGCTGCAGGACGAGTATGAATGTTTTTACGAAATTGCCGATTGGCATGTATTGACCACAAAAACCGACACCTCGGACCTTCAGGACAACATCATCGATATGGCCATCGACTGGCTCACCGTCGGCATTGATCCCAAGAAATCGGTAATCTTCGTTCAATCCGCCGTTAAGGAACATGCTGAACTTCACCTCTTACTCTCGATGCTCATAACCATATCGAGGCTTCTAAGAAATCCAACCCTGAAAGAATACCTTCAAAACATAGAGGCCTCCCAGATCGCCTCAAAGAAAAGGGCCTTCGATGACTTTGCAGAGGCAGTCGTAAGTAAGTTCCTGCAGGAAAGTCAAAATATCGCCACTAAGAGCGAAGAAGATAGAATTGCTCTGCTAAAAAGCAAACTCAAGGACAGTTTCCTTGACGAACTAACTCACCATGGAATCGTAGATTCTGAAGAAGAATTAACTTATGGAAACCTAATATCTTACGGGCATCTTGGCTATCCCGTACTTCAGGCAGCGGACATACTCATCTACAGGGCCCATTTAGTACCCATCGGACAGGATCAACTGCCTCATCTTGAAATAACAAGAGAACTGGCAAGAAAGTTTAACTCCACCTATGGGGAGGTATTCCCGATTCCCGAGCCTCTCCTTGCAGAGTTTCCTAAAATCCTTGGAACCGACGGAAGGAAAATGTCCAAATCTTACAACAACACAATCCTAATCTCCGAAGATCCTGAGACTTTGAAAAAGAAAATAATGTCCTCCTATACGGACCCCGCAAAGATAAGGAAAAACGACCCCGGCCATCCTGAAAATTGCCCTATTTTCTTGATGCAAAAGGCCTTCAACAGGGAAGAAGTTCCTGAAATTGAAACAAATTGCAAGAGTGGAGCCCTTGGCTGTGTTGATTGTAAAAAGAGACTCTATGAAAAAGCCAATCAATACTTGGAGCCTTTAAGGGAAAAGAGAAAAGAATTTGAGAAAGATAAAAGCAGCGTAATTGACATCTTAAGGGAAGGCTCGATAAAGGCCCGAGAAGAGGTTCAGAAGACAATGGAATTGGTTAGGGAGAAGATGAAACTCTGGCGGTAA
- a CDS encoding riboflavin synthase: MFTGIIEEVGEIKRVQRVTGGTRVQIISSLKIQNGDSISVDGVCLTAEEVGNGLFTVFMSSETLARSHFGRTLREGLKVNLERALTPSSFMGGHIVLGHVDCTGEIYSKEVSSESGIFIFRVHDPSYMKYLVEKGSVAVNGISLTCFDIKEKTFKVAVIPYTLNHTTLGILREGDLVNLEFDIIAKYTEKLLTGRGKW; the protein is encoded by the coding sequence ATGTTTACAGGCATCATTGAAGAGGTAGGCGAAATAAAGAGAGTTCAGAGGGTCACAGGTGGAACAAGGGTTCAAATAATCTCTTCCCTCAAAATTCAAAACGGTGATTCCATCTCCGTTGATGGCGTTTGCCTGACTGCCGAGGAGGTGGGAAACGGCCTATTTACCGTTTTTATGAGCTCCGAAACCTTAGCCAGGTCCCACTTCGGCAGAACCTTAAGAGAGGGATTAAAGGTAAACTTAGAAAGGGCCCTTACCCCCTCTTCCTTTATGGGTGGTCACATTGTGCTGGGGCATGTGGACTGCACAGGGGAAATCTATTCAAAAGAGGTAAGCTCAGAAAGTGGAATCTTCATCTTCAGGGTTCACGACCCCTCTTATATGAAGTACCTCGTAGAAAAGGGATCCGTTGCGGTAAATGGAATATCCTTGACCTGCTTTGACATCAAAGAAAAAACCTTCAAAGTTGCGGTAATCCCTTATACCCTTAATCACACAACCCTCGGCATTTTGAGAGAAGGCGACCTGGTGAACTTAGAGTTTGACATAATTGCCAAATATACTGAAAAATTATTAACAGGCAGAGGCAAATGGTAG
- the ispE gene encoding 4-(cytidine 5'-diphospho)-2-C-methyl-D-erythritol kinase codes for MVEVEIVKSYAKINLGLWITEKRSDNYHNIVTVFHKIGLYDTLTIYPSEQFEIVCIGRASITKDNILYRVKELVEKKFRIPVNYKIEIRKNIPVGSGLGGASSNAAYFLKFLSEKKGLNLSQEELIKIGEQIGSDVPFFLLKENAAIATGKGEILEPFHSSFQYPLILGFPDCQILTQWAYQEFDRVGTIYKFSEAYRKASKIADALQNNKLEGLSEIENSFEPVVIKKCPQIQEVKDILSSLGARILSMSGSGSAVYGIFERMILLENFGEVLKPTAFLKME; via the coding sequence ATGGTAGAAGTTGAGATTGTAAAATCCTATGCAAAAATTAACTTAGGGCTTTGGATTACCGAAAAAAGGAGCGATAATTATCACAACATTGTAACCGTTTTTCACAAAATTGGGCTCTATGATACCCTCACAATCTACCCTTCTGAACAATTTGAAATTGTGTGCATTGGAAGGGCCTCCATCACAAAGGACAACATACTTTACAGGGTAAAGGAACTCGTTGAAAAAAAGTTTAGAATCCCAGTAAATTACAAGATTGAAATAAGGAAAAACATCCCTGTGGGCTCTGGACTTGGGGGTGCCAGCTCAAACGCCGCCTACTTCCTTAAATTTTTAAGCGAAAAAAAGGGTCTTAATCTTTCCCAGGAGGAACTCATAAAGATAGGGGAACAAATTGGATCCGATGTTCCGTTTTTCCTTTTAAAAGAAAACGCCGCTATTGCAACGGGAAAAGGGGAAATCCTCGAACCTTTCCACTCTTCATTCCAATATCCACTCATCCTCGGATTTCCAGACTGCCAAATTTTAACCCAATGGGCTTACCAGGAGTTTGACCGGGTGGGAACCATATACAAATTTTCGGAGGCTTATAGAAAGGCCTCGAAAATTGCCGATGCACTCCAGAATAACAAACTGGAGGGACTTTCTGAGATAGAAAATAGTTTTGAGCCCGTTGTTATAAAAAAATGCCCCCAAATCCAGGAAGTCAAAGATATATTGAGTTCCCTCGGAGCTCGAATCCTTTCAATGAGTGGATCAGGTAGCGCGGTTTACGGGATTTTTGAAAGGATGATCTTACTTGAAAATTTCGGTGAGGTGTTAAAACCCACTGCCTTCCTCAAGATGGAGTAA
- a CDS encoding glycosyltransferase N-terminal domain-containing protein, translated as MDLSSFYRLFFYLPQRLFSPLKVREIPEDRVDIWVHCSSLGEVMAAKPLVDCFLSKKLRILMTVFTPAGFNKASELWKEKVKVLRFPLDSYFHLRKIIEKTKPKIFVNLETELWPNLLTLIGKNKITAFLVNGRLSERNFKRSRLIRGTFKRLLEPFEKIYAQSEEDKERFIKLGARKEQVVVTGNIKIDSIDADLKGFNREELGIRSEDFVILFASLREKEERQILPIIKELLSRFKNLKIFVAPRHLNRVEPIASELTRMRVGFVRWSEGRLGGEGVLIIDVLGKLRNFYYVTELVVMGGTFAPYGGHNILEPVSASRVVVVGPFYSNIKNEVKELREQGAIFVVNNNDELVKKIDELVGKRDSLKQLGEKAREWLLSKQGISKQICEEILLHLEEGSGF; from the coding sequence ATGGACCTTTCATCCTTTTATCGCTTATTTTTTTATTTGCCCCAACGCCTTTTTTCGCCCCTTAAAGTTAGAGAAATTCCTGAGGATAGGGTGGATATATGGGTGCACTGTTCTTCCCTTGGGGAGGTGATGGCGGCAAAACCGCTGGTGGATTGCTTTCTAAGTAAAAAGCTCAGAATTTTAATGACTGTGTTTACTCCTGCGGGTTTCAACAAAGCATCGGAATTGTGGAAGGAAAAGGTAAAGGTTTTAAGGTTTCCCTTGGATTCCTATTTCCACTTGAGGAAAATTATAGAAAAGACGAAGCCTAAAATCTTTGTGAACTTAGAAACAGAGTTGTGGCCCAATCTGCTAACCTTGATAGGAAAAAATAAAATCACCGCTTTTCTCGTGAATGGTCGACTTTCGGAGCGTAATTTTAAGAGGTCCCGCTTGATAAGGGGGACGTTTAAAAGGCTTTTAGAACCTTTTGAAAAGATTTATGCACAAAGTGAAGAAGATAAAGAGAGATTTATTAAATTGGGGGCGAGGAAGGAGCAGGTGGTAGTCACTGGGAACATTAAGATCGATTCTATTGATGCTGATTTGAAGGGTTTCAATCGGGAAGAGCTGGGGATTCGGAGTGAAGACTTTGTCATCCTTTTTGCCAGTTTGAGGGAAAAGGAAGAGAGGCAAATTCTTCCCATTATTAAGGAACTTCTAAGCAGATTTAAAAATTTGAAAATCTTCGTTGCTCCAAGGCATTTAAACAGAGTTGAACCCATTGCTTCTGAACTTACCCGGATGAGAGTTGGTTTTGTGAGGTGGAGCGAGGGTAGATTGGGAGGAGAGGGGGTTTTGATTATAGACGTTCTTGGAAAATTAAGGAATTTCTATTATGTTACTGAACTTGTAGTTATGGGAGGAACCTTTGCACCCTATGGAGGGCACAACATTCTTGAACCTGTCTCTGCTTCGAGGGTTGTCGTTGTTGGCCCCTTTTACAGCAACATTAAAAACGAGGTTAAAGAACTTAGAGAACAAGGGGCCATTTTCGTTGTAAATAACAACGATGAACTTGTAAAAAAGATTGATGAACTTGTGGGGAAAAGAGACTCACTAAAACAATTGGGTGAGAAAGCAAGAGAGTGGCTCCTTTCCAAGCAGGGAATTTCAAAACAAATTTGTGAGGAAATTTTACTCCATCTTGAGGAAGGCAGTGGGTTTTAA
- the lptB gene encoding LPS export ABC transporter ATP-binding protein, giving the protein MSILKAINLQKSYGNKKVVNGVTVEVKSGEIVGLLGPNGAGKTTTFYMIMGEVKPDKGQIFLDDIEITDKPMYQRARLGISYLPQEPSVFQKLTVFDNIFAILEYRGVSKGEAIDIAEKYLKMMEIYHLKDQPAYTLSGGERRRLEVARALSLNPKILLLDEPFTGVDPKTRQEIQDIVISLKNMNIGILITDHNVRETLEITDRAYIIYKGEILIEGNSQELINNEEARKIYLGERFKL; this is encoded by the coding sequence ATGTCAATTCTAAAGGCGATTAACCTGCAAAAGTCCTATGGAAACAAGAAGGTGGTTAATGGTGTTACCGTTGAAGTTAAAAGTGGAGAAATTGTTGGCCTTTTGGGTCCAAACGGAGCAGGGAAAACGACGACTTTTTACATGATAATGGGTGAAGTTAAACCGGATAAGGGGCAAATTTTCCTTGATGACATTGAGATTACGGATAAACCAATGTATCAAAGGGCTCGCCTTGGGATCTCATACCTTCCGCAGGAGCCCTCAGTTTTTCAAAAATTAACGGTGTTTGATAATATCTTTGCCATTCTTGAGTATCGAGGAGTATCGAAGGGAGAAGCGATTGATATTGCAGAAAAGTATTTAAAGATGATGGAGATTTACCACCTTAAGGATCAGCCTGCTTACACCCTTTCGGGCGGTGAGAGAAGAAGGTTAGAAGTGGCAAGGGCTCTTTCTCTGAATCCTAAGATACTGCTTCTTGATGAACCCTTTACCGGTGTTGATCCCAAGACCCGGCAGGAGATTCAGGACATCGTTATAAGCCTGAAAAATATGAACATTGGAATATTAATAACGGACCACAATGTGAGAGAAACCCTTGAAATTACGGACAGGGCTTACATAATTTATAAGGGCGAAATCCTTATCGAGGGTAATAGCCAGGAACTTATAAATAACGAGGAGGCAAGAAAGATCTATCTTGGTGAGAGGTTTAAATTATGA
- a CDS encoding LptA/OstA family protein: protein MHFLLMLLFLYKIESGEMQILRQGGKELINFYGGVVVRDTNTLITSPAALYHQEEGLMELSGPVQGVQGERSLRCNFAKIYEKERIFKGYGNCEITGIGEYLKCDSVILKENEVLAFGKVFLRSVKDSIESTAEEVLLKKDLIKAQKNASITYFGGKDTVVLRSEFYLYRDTVLYASNKVKIKGKDFEGEGDSLVYMRNLRHAELLKNAWVRNNTSVVKGNVIYLYLNQDNKVDHLVAFDSPSLLNNERDKEIYLEGDSLYFYSEGTDSLKWFRASRAKGYYKEGVENVNSKGD from the coding sequence ATGCACTTTCTGCTTATGCTGCTCTTTCTATACAAGATTGAAAGCGGTGAGATGCAGATCTTGAGGCAGGGTGGAAAAGAGTTAATTAATTTTTATGGCGGTGTTGTTGTTAGAGATACAAATACACTAATAACTTCACCCGCTGCTTTGTATCATCAGGAAGAAGGTTTGATGGAGCTTTCTGGTCCCGTTCAAGGCGTGCAGGGTGAAAGAAGTTTGCGCTGCAATTTTGCGAAAATTTATGAGAAGGAGAGGATTTTTAAAGGTTATGGGAACTGTGAAATTACGGGCATTGGTGAATATTTGAAGTGTGATTCAGTAATTTTGAAGGAAAACGAAGTCCTTGCTTTCGGAAAGGTGTTTTTACGGAGCGTTAAAGATTCTATAGAATCAACAGCAGAGGAGGTTTTACTGAAGAAGGATTTAATAAAGGCACAGAAGAATGCCTCCATCACCTACTTTGGAGGCAAAGACACAGTGGTTCTGAGGTCTGAGTTTTACCTTTACAGGGATACGGTGCTTTACGCGTCAAATAAAGTCAAAATAAAGGGTAAAGACTTCGAAGGTGAAGGTGATTCCTTAGTTTATATGAGGAATTTAAGACATGCTGAGCTTTTGAAAAATGCATGGGTAAGGAATAACACCAGTGTAGTGAAGGGGAACGTCATATATCTTTATTTGAACCAGGACAATAAGGTGGACCACTTAGTGGCTTTTGATTCACCTTCCCTTTTGAACAATGAAAGGGATAAAGAAATTTACCTTGAAGGGGATTCCCTTTATTTTTACAGCGAGGGCACCGATAGTTTGAAGTGGTTTAGGGCCTCAAGGGCAAAAGGTTATTACAAAGAAGGGGTAGAAAATGTCAATTCTAAAGGCGATTAA
- a CDS encoding T9SS type A sorting domain-containing protein, translated as MPNKRTYVTILRRISDVDDTVLHYYSDDGLNWSEWYHIYYPAGDEIWQTEVLVGRGTNPWIYTFMRSTIQGSANSGALILRRMKADASTWNWIYIAQPGDSIRRFAVDMDENEVLYLAYERILPSGNIQIYAMNSIDSGLTWSSPVSISSGNRRDPEIAIGKGNYFYIAYVVNDSILRIGRNTNGLSGTWAFIDVQTDSELEYTPSIAASRLQTPPNQTAWVLYRHRHPSAYDVHYAYTTDGGNSWTYSVWPPMNYNYGDIQYPWVETSIDYPVDICAALGTSYSGYDSIVTVWAYASDPTNWRGRAVVNDHNATGEFGSRVDLNYSRGGTTVTYREYGSGNVWFDYWFNTGVAENNNSLKNSIFSKSRLVSIEFTLSSEKTLELNVFNASGRKVTSFEKHFQSGLNTVEIELPSKGIYFINIDNKTIKIVVAD; from the coding sequence ATGCCGAACAAAAGAACTTATGTCACAATTCTCAGACGCATAAGTGACGTTGATGACACAGTTCTTCATTATTATTCCGATGACGGACTTAATTGGTCTGAATGGTATCACATTTATTACCCTGCGGGCGATGAGATCTGGCAGACGGAAGTTCTTGTTGGGAGGGGAACAAACCCGTGGATTTATACCTTTATGAGGTCTACCATTCAGGGGTCGGCAAACAGTGGTGCACTTATATTAAGAAGGATGAAGGCTGACGCGAGTACCTGGAACTGGATATACATAGCTCAACCAGGAGATTCTATAAGACGGTTTGCCGTTGATATGGACGAAAATGAGGTTCTCTATCTTGCTTATGAAAGGATACTCCCATCTGGGAATATTCAAATTTATGCGATGAATTCAATAGATTCAGGACTTACCTGGAGCTCACCGGTGAGTATCTCTTCAGGAAATAGGAGAGACCCTGAGATTGCTATTGGAAAAGGTAACTATTTTTATATTGCTTATGTAGTCAATGATTCGATTTTAAGAATAGGTAGGAATACCAATGGTTTGTCGGGTACATGGGCTTTCATAGATGTCCAAACTGATAGTGAATTAGAGTATACACCAAGTATAGCTGCATCACGGTTGCAAACTCCTCCAAACCAAACCGCATGGGTACTTTACAGGCACCGCCATCCTTCCGCTTACGATGTCCATTATGCCTACACCACAGATGGGGGAAATTCCTGGACTTACAGTGTTTGGCCACCTATGAATTACAATTACGGCGATATTCAATATCCCTGGGTAGAAACCTCTATAGACTATCCCGTGGACATTTGCGCTGCCCTTGGGACTTCCTATTCAGGTTATGATTCTATAGTTACGGTTTGGGCATATGCAAGTGATCCAACAAACTGGCGTGGTAGAGCAGTTGTCAATGACCATAATGCGACCGGTGAATTTGGAAGCCGGGTAGACTTAAATTATTCGAGGGGTGGAACGACTGTTACCTATAGAGAGTATGGAAGCGGAAACGTATGGTTTGACTACTGGTTTAATACAGGCGTTGCGGAAAATAATAATTCCCTTAAAAATTCAATATTTTCGAAGTCGAGATTGGTAAGCATTGAATTCACCTTATCTTCAGAGAAGACCCTTGAACTTAATGTTTTCAATGCTTCTGGAAGGAAAGTCACGTCCTTCGAAAAACATTTCCAGAGTGGCCTTAACACTGTGGAGATTGAGCTGCCCTCGAAAGGTATTTACTTCATAAACATCGATAATAAAACTATAAAGATTGTTGTAGCAGATTAA